The Pseudomonas sp. GD03919 region TTCACGCACATCCTGGCGATCGAGCATGCTGGCGATCTGCCGCAGCAACTCGAGGTGCGCATCGGTTGCCGCTTCCGGCACCAGCAGGACGAACAGCAGATCCACTGGCGCACCGTCAATGGCATCGAAGTCGACGGCAGCATCCAGGTGCAGGACGGCACTGATCGGGGCACTGCAGCCAGCCAGGCGGCAATGCGGAATGGCGATGCCGTTGCCGAAGCCGGTGGAACCGAGCTTCTCGCGGGCGATAAGG contains the following coding sequences:
- the ptsN gene encoding PTS IIA-like nitrogen regulatory protein PtsN, translated to MIRLENILTPGRSLVNVPGGSKKRVLEQIANLVARDLPDLNTQDIFESLIAREKLGSTGFGNGIAIPHCRLAGCSAPISAVLHLDAAVDFDAIDGAPVDLLFVLLVPEAATDAHLELLRQIASMLDRQDVRERLRQASSGEDLYQVVVDIQNGH